The proteins below come from a single Mesobacillus jeotgali genomic window:
- a CDS encoding DUF2627 domain-containing protein, with protein MIRIIALIIMLIPGAIAALGVKLMRDMVFGILHAPIPFLWLQFLLGLLFFLAGLGFIAGFILHRDRKRNKVQAFFRIPDSNKKQNRP; from the coding sequence ATGATCAGGATCATAGCATTAATCATTATGTTGATACCAGGCGCCATTGCTGCTTTAGGGGTAAAACTGATGCGCGACATGGTGTTTGGAATTTTGCATGCACCTATCCCATTCTTATGGCTCCAATTCCTGTTGGGACTTCTTTTTTTTCTGGCTGGACTGGGCTTCATCGCTGGTTTTATCCTGCATCGTGATCGAAAAAGAAATAAAGTCCAGGCATTTTTCCGAATTCCTGATAGCAATAAAAAGCAAAACAGGCCTTGA
- a CDS encoding glycerophosphodiester phosphodiesterase — translation MTLILAHRGYAAEFPENTLLAFKEAEKAGANGFELDVQMTRDGELVVIHDEKVDRTTDGTGLVMEYNFEDLRKLDARFKFKELPRKEQIPSLSEVLEWLSGTSMVCNIELKNSIIPYEGMEEKVINMVRAYDLSDRIIISSFNHYSIVQSHILAPEIEIAPLLSEGLYMPWIYAQSIKAKGFHPHWRAAPDQIVKASLESGIEVRPYTVNKETELERLFKVNCSALITDDPAKAKRIREKIKQA, via the coding sequence ATGACTCTTATTTTAGCACATCGCGGCTATGCAGCAGAATTTCCAGAAAACACTCTGCTTGCTTTTAAGGAAGCTGAAAAAGCGGGTGCAAATGGCTTTGAGCTCGATGTCCAAATGACTAGAGACGGTGAGCTGGTCGTGATTCATGATGAAAAGGTTGATCGAACTACCGATGGAACTGGACTGGTAATGGAATATAATTTTGAGGATTTAAGAAAGCTGGATGCCCGTTTCAAATTCAAGGAATTACCAAGGAAAGAACAGATTCCTTCTTTGTCCGAAGTCCTGGAATGGTTATCGGGTACCTCGATGGTATGCAATATCGAATTGAAAAACAGCATCATTCCTTATGAAGGTATGGAAGAAAAGGTCATCAATATGGTCAGGGCGTATGATTTATCGGACAGGATTATCATTTCCTCCTTCAACCATTACAGCATTGTTCAAAGCCATATACTGGCTCCTGAGATTGAAATCGCACCCTTGCTTTCTGAAGGCTTATATATGCCTTGGATTTATGCACAGTCAATCAAGGCGAAAGGCTTCCATCCTCACTGGCGTGCTGCACCTGACCAAATCGTTAAGGCTTCACTTGAGAGTGGGATAGAAGTAAGGCCATACACGGTGAATAAAGAGACTGAGCTGGAAAGATTGTTTAAGGTTAATTGCAGTGCACTCATAACAGACGATCCAGCAAAGGCAAAAAGAATTAGAGAGAAAATAAAACAGGCCTGA
- a CDS encoding YycC family protein: MRPLHISAETAVKLSEKLGVPIEQIMHMPQHILIQKLTELEKEKEK, translated from the coding sequence ATGAGACCACTGCATATCTCTGCAGAAACCGCTGTTAAGCTTTCCGAAAAACTCGGTGTACCAATTGAACAAATCATGCATATGCCTCAGCATATACTTATTCAAAAGTTAACGGAACTTGAAAAAGAGAAAGAAAAGTAA
- the spo0A gene encoding sporulation transcription factor Spo0A translates to MNKIKVCVVDDNRELVGLLEEYISSQDDMEIVGVAHNGQECLEMLEDTDPDVLLLDIIMPHLDGLAVLERLRDMKKGIIPNVIMLTAFGQEDVTKKAVELGASYFILKPFDMEHLAGHIRQVSGKAKSVARKPSSSINYGRSNDQKPKNLDASITSIIHEIGVPAHIKGYMYLREAISMVYNDIELLGSITKVLYPDIAKKFNTTASRVERAIRHAIEVAWSRGNIDSISSLFGYTVSMSKAKPTNSEFIAMVADKLRLEHKAS, encoded by the coding sequence GTGAACAAAATAAAAGTATGCGTCGTTGATGACAACAGAGAATTAGTAGGTCTTCTTGAAGAGTATATTTCTTCACAGGATGATATGGAGATTGTAGGGGTTGCCCATAATGGCCAGGAATGCTTAGAAATGCTGGAAGATACAGATCCAGATGTATTGCTTTTAGATATTATTATGCCGCACCTTGACGGACTAGCGGTCCTGGAAAGACTTCGTGATATGAAGAAGGGAATCATTCCGAATGTTATCATGCTGACAGCATTTGGCCAGGAAGATGTAACCAAGAAGGCTGTAGAGTTAGGGGCATCCTATTTCATTTTAAAGCCTTTTGATATGGAGCATCTGGCAGGTCATATCCGCCAGGTAAGCGGCAAGGCAAAGTCAGTAGCCCGAAAACCATCTTCATCAATCAATTATGGCAGGTCAAATGATCAGAAGCCTAAAAACCTTGATGCAAGCATTACAAGCATCATTCATGAAATTGGCGTCCCTGCCCATATTAAAGGCTATATGTATTTGCGTGAGGCTATTTCCATGGTTTATAACGATATTGAACTTCTTGGCTCGATCACAAAAGTCCTCTATCCTGACATCGCCAAGAAATTCAATACAACGGCAAGCCGTGTAGAACGTGCCATCCGCCATGCGATTGAGGTTGCGTGGAGCAGAGGAAATATCGATTCCATTTCCTCATTGTTTGGATATACTGTTTCAATGTCGAAGGCAAAGCCGACAAATTCGGAATTCATCGCGATGGTCGCTGACAAGCTGCGTCTTGAACACAAAGCTTCTTGA
- the spoIVB gene encoding SpoIVB peptidase, whose product MKKDFLRKFIGGILLVSLIALGFAKPVQEYLSIPGDITIFEGQKLDFQANAIQVTAPVKDSSIEVNQQGETLTLEAKRHGKDEMVLELAGFPVKKVDVNVLKDFKVRPGGQSIGVKLNTVGVLVVGHHQVQANEGRVSPGEKAGIKKGDIITEINGQQIEKMADVGPFVKQAGEDGKPLDVVIKRENEKVKTKLQPEKDVNENTYKLGLYIRDSAAGIGTMTFYHPQSKKYGALGHVISDMDTKKPIVVGDGQIVRSTVTSIEKGGKGNPGEKLARFSSDREVIGNIKRNSPFGIFGELNKDISNGVFDKPLPIALSHQVKEGPAKILTVVNNDEVNLFDIEIVSTIPQKFPATKGMVIKVTDPELLEKTGGIVQGMSGSPIIQGDKLVGAVTHVFVNDPTSGYGVHIEWMLNEAGIDIYEKPREQAS is encoded by the coding sequence TTGAAGAAAGATTTTCTCAGAAAATTTATTGGTGGAATTCTCCTTGTTTCATTAATTGCTTTAGGATTTGCAAAACCAGTACAAGAATATTTGTCTATTCCAGGAGATATAACGATATTCGAGGGGCAAAAACTTGATTTTCAGGCAAATGCAATACAGGTTACTGCTCCAGTAAAAGACTCAAGCATCGAAGTGAACCAACAAGGGGAAACCTTGACGCTTGAAGCGAAAAGGCATGGGAAGGATGAAATGGTCCTTGAATTAGCAGGCTTCCCTGTTAAAAAAGTCGATGTCAATGTCCTGAAGGATTTCAAGGTCAGGCCAGGCGGTCAATCTATAGGAGTAAAATTAAATACAGTAGGTGTCCTTGTGGTCGGACATCACCAGGTGCAGGCTAATGAAGGAAGAGTATCGCCAGGTGAAAAAGCTGGCATAAAAAAAGGTGATATTATCACTGAAATCAATGGACAGCAGATTGAAAAAATGGCAGATGTTGGCCCGTTTGTAAAGCAAGCGGGAGAAGACGGCAAGCCGTTGGATGTTGTAATCAAAAGGGAAAATGAAAAAGTCAAAACTAAACTCCAGCCAGAAAAAGATGTAAATGAAAACACATATAAGTTAGGGTTGTATATACGCGATTCAGCAGCAGGTATCGGAACGATGACATTTTATCACCCGCAGTCCAAAAAATATGGAGCACTCGGACATGTCATTTCTGATATGGACACGAAAAAACCGATCGTCGTTGGGGATGGCCAAATTGTGAGATCAACTGTTACTTCGATCGAAAAAGGCGGGAAAGGCAACCCAGGGGAAAAGCTGGCTCGCTTTTCATCAGACCGGGAAGTTATTGGGAATATCAAAAGAAACAGTCCTTTTGGGATCTTTGGTGAACTGAACAAGGATATTTCAAATGGCGTATTTGATAAACCTCTGCCTATAGCTCTTTCTCATCAAGTAAAAGAAGGTCCGGCGAAAATCCTGACGGTTGTGAATAATGACGAAGTGAACCTTTTTGATATAGAGATCGTCAGCACCATCCCTCAAAAGTTCCCAGCAACAAAGGGTATGGTGATAAAGGTAACCGACCCTGAGTTATTGGAAAAGACAGGTGGAATTGTCCAGGGGATGAGCGGAAGTCCAATTATCCAGGGTGACAAGCTAGTGGGTGCTGTAACTCACGTCTTCGTAAATGACCCTACAAGTGGATATGGAGTTCATATAGAATGGATGCTTAATGAAGCGGGCATCGACATATACGAAAAACCAAGAGAGCAGGCAAGTTAA
- the recN gene encoding DNA repair protein RecN, producing MLNELSIRNFAIIESLSVSFNKGLTVLTGETGAGKSIIIDAIHLLVGGRGSAEFVRHGEDKAEIEGLFHLEGENHPSYAKAAEFGIEIEDAMIVLRRDISASGKSVCRINGKLVTIAVLREVGSTLIDIHGQHEHQELMDESKHINLLDQFGADEILPALQEYQHVFRSFEQTQKKLKNLSENEQQMAHRLDLIQFQHDEILTADLKINEDEELSEEKRKLSNFEKIYESIQTSYTALQGEQKGLDWVSLVMDNLQNAADLDPDYKNVADTVANSFYMLEDAARTIRNELDSLEYDPQRLNEIEDRLNEINQLKRKYGSTIEEILEYSSKIEEEIETLQNKEVHIGQMEKELASLKKDLRIEANNLTQTRRKYAKKLTKLIHKELKELYMEKTVFDLRIDSDTDHFHKSGADKVEFYISTNPGEPLKPLSKIASGGELSRIMLALKSIFSKHQGVTSIIFDEVDTGVSGRVAQSIAEKIYNVSTGSQVLCISHLPQVAAMADTHLYIAKVIKSGRTKTSVTPLSPSEKVKEIVRMISGVEVTDLTKQHAEELLRLAQNMKAVT from the coding sequence TTGTTAAATGAATTATCGATTCGAAACTTTGCCATTATTGAGTCATTATCCGTTTCTTTTAATAAAGGACTAACCGTACTCACTGGAGAGACAGGTGCAGGAAAATCCATTATCATCGATGCCATCCACCTTCTAGTGGGTGGAAGAGGCTCGGCCGAATTCGTCCGCCATGGCGAAGATAAGGCTGAAATTGAAGGTTTGTTCCACCTTGAAGGAGAAAATCATCCAAGTTATGCAAAGGCAGCTGAATTTGGCATTGAGATTGAAGATGCCATGATTGTCTTAAGAAGGGATATTTCCGCGAGTGGAAAAAGTGTTTGCCGGATCAACGGCAAGCTCGTCACAATTGCTGTCTTGCGTGAAGTAGGCTCGACTTTGATCGATATTCATGGTCAGCATGAGCACCAGGAATTGATGGATGAGTCTAAGCATATCAATCTTCTTGACCAATTCGGAGCAGATGAAATCCTTCCTGCCCTGCAGGAATATCAGCACGTTTTCCGTTCATTTGAACAGACACAAAAAAAACTGAAGAACTTAAGTGAAAATGAACAGCAAATGGCCCACAGACTTGATTTGATTCAATTCCAGCATGATGAAATCCTTACAGCCGACCTGAAAATCAACGAGGATGAGGAGCTTTCCGAAGAGAAGCGTAAACTTAGCAACTTCGAAAAAATTTATGAGAGTATTCAGACCAGTTATACTGCATTACAGGGTGAGCAAAAGGGCCTGGATTGGGTCAGCTTGGTCATGGACAACCTTCAGAATGCAGCAGACTTGGATCCTGACTATAAAAATGTTGCTGACACAGTAGCGAACAGTTTTTATATGCTTGAAGATGCTGCAAGGACAATCAGGAATGAACTGGATTCTCTTGAATATGACCCTCAGCGGTTGAATGAAATTGAAGACAGGCTGAACGAAATTAATCAGTTGAAACGGAAATACGGAAGTACGATAGAAGAAATCCTGGAGTACTCTTCAAAAATCGAGGAAGAAATCGAGACGCTTCAAAATAAGGAAGTACATATTGGCCAGATGGAAAAGGAACTTGCATCACTTAAGAAAGATTTGCGCATCGAGGCCAATAACTTGACTCAAACTCGCAGAAAATATGCTAAAAAACTTACGAAATTAATCCATAAAGAATTAAAAGAGCTGTATATGGAGAAGACAGTATTCGACCTGAGAATTGACTCCGATACAGACCATTTCCATAAAAGCGGCGCAGATAAAGTTGAATTTTATATCTCAACAAATCCGGGAGAACCTTTGAAGCCTTTGTCAAAGATTGCTTCTGGCGGAGAACTTTCCCGGATCATGCTCGCGCTGAAAAGTATCTTCTCTAAACATCAGGGTGTCACCTCCATCATTTTCGATGAAGTTGACACAGGAGTCAGCGGCCGCGTGGCTCAATCAATTGCGGAAAAAATCTACAATGTATCGACTGGATCACAGGTTCTTTGTATTTCTCATTTGCCTCAAGTTGCCGCGATGGCAGATACTCATCTGTATATCGCAAAGGTGATAAAGAGTGGAAGGACCAAAACATCCGTCACTCCGCTGTCTCCATCTGAGAAAGTAAAGGAGATCGTCAGGATGATTTCCGGGGTTGAAGTTACAGATCTGACGAAACAGCATGCTGAAGAATTGCTGAGGCTTGCACAGAATATGAAGGCTGTAACATGA
- the ahrC gene encoding transcriptional regulator AhrC/ArgR: MNKGQRHIKIRELIASKDIETQDELVDRLKAAGFNVTQATVSRDIKELHLVKVPLIDGRYKYSLPADQRFNPLQKLKRSLMDAFIRIDQAGHLLVMKTLPGNANAIGALIDNLDWEDILGTICGDDTILIICRTPEDTEQVTNRFLEML, translated from the coding sequence ATGAATAAAGGACAGCGACATATAAAAATCCGCGAACTGATCGCGAGCAAGGATATCGAGACACAGGATGAACTGGTGGACAGGCTAAAAGCTGCCGGCTTTAATGTTACACAGGCAACAGTTTCCCGTGACATCAAAGAGCTCCATCTTGTGAAGGTTCCTTTGATCGATGGCAGATACAAATACAGCCTTCCGGCAGACCAGCGTTTCAATCCATTGCAAAAACTTAAAAGATCATTAATGGATGCTTTTATCCGGATTGATCAGGCAGGCCACCTTCTAGTGATGAAAACCTTGCCTGGCAATGCGAATGCGATTGGGGCATTGATTGATAATCTCGATTGGGAAGATATTCTTGGCACGATTTGTGGAGACGATACCATCTTGATTATTTGCCGTACTCCAGAGGATACTGAGCAAGTCACAAATCGTTTTCTCGAAATGTTGTAA
- a CDS encoding TlyA family RNA methyltransferase, translating into MKIKKERLDVLLVERGLAETREKAKRTIMAGLVYTNENRLDKPGEKVNSDIPLTVKGNVLPYVSRGGLKLEKALKIFDLDVQGKTLLDIGASTGGFTDCALQNGAKMSYALDVGYNQLAWKLRQDERVVVMERTNFRYVKPEDLIKGMPNFASIDVSFISLRLILPVLKTLLAAGSDIVALVKPQFEAGREQVGKKGIVRDRKVHEQVLDRIISFSIEEGYDVIDLSFSPITGGDGNIEFLLHLQWNGTAEEKGKLLLKTQPEAVVTAAHNELKSKQTSEEE; encoded by the coding sequence ATGAAAATCAAAAAGGAAAGATTAGATGTACTGCTTGTTGAACGCGGCCTTGCGGAGACAAGGGAGAAAGCCAAACGGACAATCATGGCAGGGCTCGTCTACACGAATGAAAATCGGCTGGACAAACCGGGAGAAAAGGTTAACAGTGACATTCCCCTGACTGTAAAAGGAAATGTCCTTCCATATGTTAGCCGTGGAGGACTGAAGCTTGAAAAGGCATTAAAGATATTTGACCTTGATGTTCAAGGGAAAACACTGCTGGATATCGGGGCTTCGACCGGCGGGTTTACCGATTGTGCTCTTCAAAACGGAGCTAAAATGTCCTATGCTTTGGATGTTGGCTACAATCAGCTTGCATGGAAGCTGCGTCAGGATGAACGTGTCGTCGTGATGGAGCGAACAAATTTCCGTTATGTGAAACCAGAGGACCTCATTAAAGGGATGCCGAATTTCGCAAGCATTGATGTATCTTTCATATCCCTTCGTCTTATTTTGCCTGTGCTTAAAACACTGCTGGCAGCAGGCAGCGATATCGTTGCTCTTGTCAAACCGCAATTTGAGGCAGGAAGAGAACAGGTCGGCAAAAAAGGAATTGTTCGTGACAGGAAAGTTCATGAACAAGTACTGGACAGGATCATTTCTTTTTCGATAGAAGAGGGCTATGATGTGATTGATTTGAGCTTTTCGCCAATCACTGGCGGAGACGGCAATATTGAATTCCTGCTACATCTGCAGTGGAACGGAACAGCAGAGGAAAAAGGAAAACTGCTGCTGAAGACGCAGCCTGAAGCAGTCGTTACCGCAGCGCATAATGAACTAAAATCAAAGCAAACTAGCGAAGAAGAATAG
- the dxs gene encoding 1-deoxy-D-xylulose-5-phosphate synthase, with translation MDLLSIKDPSFLKNLSTKELEELSGEIRQFLIEKLSVTGGHIGPNLGVVELTIALHKCFDSPKDKFLWDVGHQSYVHKILTGRACQFDTLRQHKGLCGFPKMVESEHDVWETGHSSTSLSAAMGMAIARDLKGENSHIVPIIGDGALTGGMALEALNHIGHEKKKLIVILNDNEMSIAPNVGALHSVLGRLRTAGKYHWVKDELEYLLKKVPAIGGQLAATAERIKDSLKYLFVSGIFFEELGFTYLGPVDGHDYEDLFENLAYAKKQEGPVLLHVITKKGKGYNPAENDKIGTWHGTGPYKMETGDFVKPESAPPAWSKLVSETVRKIARTDERIVAVTPAMPVGSKLEGFASEFPDRMIDVGIAEQHAATFAAGLATQNMKPFLAIYSTFLQRAYDQVVHDICRQNLNVFIGIDRAGLVGADGETHQGVFDIAFLRHLPNMVLMMPKDENEGQHMVYTAIKYDEGPIAMRYPRGNGLGVPMDEELKEIPIGTWEVLREGEDAAILTFGTTIPMAMEAAEILARQGVSVKVVNTRFIKPLDEEMLVGILNNNMPILTIEEAVLQGGFGSFVLETSHDLGYQHVEIDRMGIPDQFIEHGSVDKLLEEIGMTTEDVVLRMQKLARQKQKRA, from the coding sequence ATGGATCTTTTATCAATAAAAGACCCTTCCTTCTTGAAAAATCTTTCGACTAAGGAATTGGAAGAGTTAAGCGGGGAGATTCGGCAGTTTTTGATTGAAAAGTTATCAGTTACGGGCGGGCACATCGGACCTAATCTGGGTGTTGTCGAATTGACGATTGCTCTCCATAAGTGTTTTGACAGCCCGAAGGATAAGTTTCTTTGGGACGTTGGGCACCAATCATACGTACATAAGATCCTGACTGGAAGAGCGTGTCAGTTTGACACGTTAAGGCAGCATAAAGGACTGTGCGGTTTTCCGAAAATGGTTGAAAGTGAGCATGATGTCTGGGAAACGGGACATAGTTCGACTTCACTTTCAGCTGCAATGGGGATGGCCATTGCCAGGGACCTGAAGGGGGAAAACTCCCACATCGTTCCGATTATCGGTGATGGCGCCCTAACAGGAGGCATGGCTTTAGAGGCGTTAAATCATATCGGCCATGAAAAAAAGAAGCTTATTGTCATTTTGAATGATAATGAAATGTCGATTGCTCCAAATGTGGGCGCGTTGCATAGTGTGCTCGGCCGCCTTAGGACTGCCGGTAAGTACCATTGGGTAAAAGATGAACTCGAATATTTGTTAAAAAAGGTGCCTGCTATTGGCGGTCAGCTCGCGGCGACTGCTGAAAGAATAAAGGATAGCTTAAAGTATCTCTTTGTATCAGGAATCTTTTTCGAGGAATTAGGCTTTACTTATCTTGGGCCAGTAGATGGACATGATTATGAAGATCTGTTTGAAAACCTTGCATATGCAAAAAAGCAGGAAGGACCTGTTTTATTGCATGTCATTACGAAAAAGGGCAAAGGGTATAACCCGGCTGAAAACGATAAAATTGGCACATGGCATGGAACCGGACCTTATAAGATGGAAACTGGTGATTTTGTCAAACCTGAATCCGCACCGCCAGCCTGGAGTAAGCTGGTCAGTGAGACAGTAAGGAAAATCGCGAGGACCGATGAACGGATTGTTGCTGTGACACCGGCCATGCCTGTCGGTTCGAAGCTTGAAGGCTTTGCCAGCGAATTCCCTGACCGGATGATTGATGTCGGGATTGCAGAACAGCATGCAGCGACTTTTGCAGCCGGTCTGGCGACGCAAAATATGAAGCCATTCCTGGCGATTTATTCAACCTTCCTGCAGCGGGCATATGACCAGGTGGTCCACGATATTTGCCGCCAGAACTTAAATGTGTTCATTGGTATTGACCGTGCCGGGCTCGTAGGCGCTGACGGAGAAACACACCAGGGCGTGTTTGACATTGCCTTTTTAAGGCACTTGCCTAATATGGTATTGATGATGCCAAAGGATGAAAATGAAGGACAGCATATGGTATACACTGCAATAAAATACGATGAGGGCCCGATTGCCATGCGTTATCCTCGAGGCAATGGACTGGGTGTACCGATGGATGAAGAGTTGAAGGAAATTCCGATTGGTACCTGGGAAGTGCTTCGTGAAGGTGAAGATGCAGCCATCCTGACATTCGGCACAACGATTCCGATGGCTATGGAAGCAGCAGAAATACTTGCAAGGCAGGGCGTATCCGTAAAAGTAGTCAATACCCGCTTTATCAAGCCTCTTGACGAAGAGATGCTGGTGGGCATCCTGAATAATAACATGCCGATCCTGACCATCGAGGAAGCTGTCCTGCAGGGTGGATTTGGAAGCTTCGTGCTCGAGACGTCTCATGACCTGGGCTACCAGCATGTAGAGATAGACAGGATGGGAATACCGGATCAATTCATTGAGCATGGCAGTGTCGATAAGCTTCTTGAGGAAATTGGAATGACAACAGAAGATGTCGTCTTGCGGATGCAAAAGCTTGCGAGACAGAAACAAAAAAGGGCGTAG
- a CDS encoding farnesyl diphosphate synthase, with protein sequence MHPVSLDSFTIKYKTLLEERLREAVGALETPENLAKAMLYSLEAGGKRIRPLLVFAVIDSFGKDPQNGVDAAAAIEMVHTYSLIHDDLPSMDDDDLRRGKPTNHKVFGEATAILAGDALLTLSFNMLADIPEESAPAHVKLALIKGLSAAAGAPGMVGGQVADMEGENKRLSLEQLEYIHINKTGRLLEYSIIAGAEIAGATAGQKQVLSKFAYHIGLAFQIRDDILDLEGSEEMIGKPVGSDTANEKSTYPALLGLAGAKEALDYHCGVRKNP encoded by the coding sequence TTGCATCCTGTTTCACTTGACTCTTTTACCATAAAATATAAAACTCTCCTCGAGGAACGGTTAAGGGAGGCGGTTGGTGCCCTTGAGACCCCGGAGAATCTTGCGAAGGCGATGCTTTATTCGCTGGAGGCTGGAGGAAAAAGGATTCGACCGCTGCTGGTATTCGCTGTAATTGATTCATTTGGAAAAGATCCGCAAAATGGAGTCGATGCTGCCGCGGCGATTGAAATGGTCCATACGTATTCGTTGATTCATGATGACCTGCCGAGCATGGACGATGATGATTTAAGAAGGGGCAAGCCTACAAACCATAAAGTATTCGGTGAAGCGACTGCCATCCTTGCAGGAGATGCTCTTTTGACATTAAGTTTCAACATGCTGGCAGACATCCCTGAGGAATCGGCACCAGCCCATGTTAAACTGGCGTTGATCAAGGGGCTGTCAGCTGCTGCTGGTGCACCCGGTATGGTTGGCGGACAAGTTGCAGATATGGAAGGAGAAAATAAGAGGCTCTCACTTGAGCAGCTTGAATATATCCATATTAATAAAACAGGAAGGCTACTGGAATACAGTATCATTGCCGGAGCAGAAATAGCCGGAGCAACTGCTGGTCAAAAGCAAGTACTGTCCAAATTTGCCTACCATATTGGCCTTGCATTCCAAATACGTGATGATATTCTCGACCTTGAAGGGAGCGAGGAAATGATCGGCAAGCCTGTTGGAAGCGATACAGCTAACGAAAAGAGCACTTACCCTGCTTTGCTTGGATTGGCTGGGGCAAAAGAAGCACTTGATTACCATTGCGGAGTGCGAAAGAATCCCTGA
- a CDS encoding exodeoxyribonuclease VII small subunit: MADEKKLSFEQAMDQLENIVEKLEEGDVPLEEAISFYKEGMELSKLCHDKLKNVEEQLAQIITEDGRTEGFSINEEE; this comes from the coding sequence ATGGCAGATGAAAAAAAACTAAGTTTTGAACAGGCAATGGACCAACTGGAAAACATTGTTGAGAAGCTGGAAGAGGGCGATGTGCCTTTAGAAGAAGCGATCTCTTTTTATAAAGAAGGAATGGAATTATCCAAGCTTTGCCATGATAAGCTAAAGAATGTGGAAGAACAGCTAGCCCAGATCATTACAGAAGATGGACGGACTGAAGGTTTCTCCATAAATGAGGAGGAATAG
- the xseA gene encoding exodeoxyribonuclease VII large subunit produces the protein MDNQRYLTVNALTKYIKRKFDADPHLQGVYIKGEISNFKRHSSGHMYFTLKDEKARILAVMFAGAARSMKFKPENGMKVLVRGDISVYEGSGQYQVYIKEMKTDGVGDLFVAYEQLKKKLEQEGLFLPKYKQPIPKYPKAVGIVTSPTGAAIRDILTTIKRRYPITKVLIFPALVQGDQGGPSIVKAIEKANERADIDVLIIGRGGGSIEELWNFNEETVARAIFASKIPIISAVGHETDFTIADFVADMRAPTPTGAAELAVPHIQELIERVMNRETRLMRAMREKVFFQQERYQRLIRSYAFRYPRKLYEQKLEQVDKLTESLTRGARKLYASKNDALVQLKRRLERSHPEELRKLSAERHIRTTRALNRAMTSVLSEKRKEFNGIVSTLEALSPLKIMDRGYSLAYTDEGELIKTVTQVKPERKINVKLSDGSIQCIVTDIEESDNNGR, from the coding sequence ATGGATAATCAGCGTTATCTAACCGTCAACGCGTTAACCAAATACATAAAGAGAAAATTCGATGCCGACCCGCATCTTCAGGGCGTTTATATTAAAGGAGAAATCTCCAACTTTAAGAGGCATTCAAGCGGCCATATGTATTTTACTCTCAAGGATGAGAAAGCCAGAATCCTTGCTGTCATGTTCGCTGGTGCTGCCCGATCCATGAAATTCAAGCCTGAAAATGGCATGAAGGTCCTGGTCAGGGGAGATATCTCAGTTTACGAAGGCAGCGGCCAATACCAGGTTTACATAAAAGAAATGAAAACCGATGGAGTGGGTGACTTATTTGTCGCTTATGAGCAGCTGAAGAAGAAGCTTGAGCAGGAAGGCCTTTTTTTACCGAAATACAAGCAGCCTATTCCGAAATATCCAAAAGCCGTCGGCATTGTTACTTCGCCAACGGGGGCAGCAATCCGGGATATATTAACGACAATCAAGAGAAGATATCCTATTACCAAGGTGCTTATTTTTCCTGCTCTGGTACAGGGAGACCAGGGAGGGCCTTCCATCGTGAAGGCAATCGAGAAGGCGAATGAAAGGGCAGATATTGATGTTCTGATCATCGGACGCGGAGGCGGATCGATTGAGGAACTCTGGAACTTCAATGAGGAAACCGTTGCAAGAGCGATTTTTGCCTCGAAAATCCCGATTATATCTGCTGTGGGCCATGAAACAGACTTCACCATCGCTGATTTCGTTGCAGATATGAGAGCTCCGACGCCAACTGGTGCGGCTGAATTGGCTGTCCCTCATATCCAGGAACTGATCGAAAGGGTAATGAACAGGGAAACTAGACTAATGAGGGCTATGAGGGAGAAAGTGTTCTTCCAGCAGGAGCGCTACCAGCGTCTGATCAGGTCTTACGCTTTCCGCTATCCAAGGAAGCTGTATGAGCAAAAGCTTGAACAAGTCGACAAGCTGACAGAATCGCTGACCCGGGGAGCCAGGAAACTATATGCTTCAAAAAATGATGCTCTTGTTCAACTGAAGAGGAGATTGGAACGTAGTCACCCAGAAGAGCTGCGAAAGCTGTCCGCTGAAAGACACATAAGGACAACTAGAGCTTTAAACCGGGCAATGACGTCCGTCTTGTCTGAAAAACGAAAAGAGTTCAACGGTATCGTTTCTACACTTGAAGCATTAAGCCCGCTGAAAATAATGGACCGTGGCTATAGCCTAGCATATACAGACGAAGGGGAACTCATTAAGACAGTCACCCAGGTGAAACCTGAACGGAAAATAAATGTAAAGCTTTCTGATGGAAGCATTCAATGTATTGTGACAGATATCGAGGAGAGTGATAACAATGGCAGATGA